In one Lolium rigidum isolate FL_2022 chromosome 3, APGP_CSIRO_Lrig_0.1, whole genome shotgun sequence genomic region, the following are encoded:
- the LOC124703893 gene encoding glucan endo-1,3-beta-glucosidase 8-like, whose protein sequence is MADSRLLAAVLLVAVVGFPAAEALGVNWGTMASHQLPPSTVVRMLQDNGIKKVKLFDADSGPLEALAGTGIEVMVAIPNVMLDMMTDYDTAREWVHKNVSAYSFDGGVNIKYVAVGNEPFLSSLNGTFLNVTFPALQNIQRALNDAGLGDTIKATVPLNADVYESPKDTPVPSAGRFRAEINGLMTEIVQFLNQSGAPFTVNIYPYLSLYGNDDFPLDFAFFDGTTSPVVDTATGISYTNVFDANFDTLVSALAAAGVGGLPVVVGEVGWPTDGDKHATAAYAQRFYAGLLKKLAANAGTPLRANQYVEVYLFSLIDEDVKSIAPGNFERHWGMTRYDGQPKYYMDLSGQGRNTALAGARGVEYLPREWCVLNTNSPPNNMTMLGDNIGYACTYADCTSLSYGSTCNGMDAAGNASYAFNAYYQVFDHDEEACGFEGLAVRTRLDPSTGTCNFTIQLETTSAAGPSSPPATATAVLFSVLAAMAVTLI, encoded by the exons ATGGCGGACTCGCGGCTGCTCGCCGCTGTGCTCCTGGTCGCAGTGGTCGGGTTTCCTGCGGCCGAGGCGCTCGGGGTGAACTGGGGCACGATGGCGTCGCACCAGCTCCCGCCCAGCACCGTGGTGCGGATGCTCCAggacaatggcatcaagaaggtgAAGCTCTTCGACGCCGACTCCGGGCCGCTCGAAGCGCTCGCCGGCACCGGCATCGAGGTCATGGTGGCCATCCCCAACGTCATGCTCGACATGATGACGGACTACGACACCGCCAGGGAGTGGGTGCACAAGAACGTCAGCGCCTACAGCTTCGACGGCGGAGTGAACATCAA ATACGTAGCCGTCGGGAATGAGCCGTTTCTGTCGTCCCTGAATGGCACGTTCCTGAACGTGACGTTCCCTGCCCTGCAGAACATCCAGCGCGCTCTGAACGACGCCGGCCTCGGCGACACCATCAAGGCCACCGTGCCGCTGAACGCCGACGTGTACGAGTCCCCCAAGGACACGCCGGTGCCGTCGGCTGGGCGGTTCCGGGCGGAGATCAACGGCCTGATGACGGAGATCGTGCAGTTCCTGAACCAGAGCGgcgcgcccttcacggtgaacatCTACCCGTACCTGAGCCTGTACGGGAACGACGACTTCCCGCTGGACTTCGCCTTCTTCGACGGCACCACCAGTCCCGTGGTGGACACCGCCACCGGCATCAGCTACACCAACGTGTTCGACGCCAACTTCGACACGCTCGTGTCGGCGCTGGCGGCCGCCGGCGTGGGCGGGCTGCCGGTGGTCGTCGGCGAAGTGGGCTGGCCGACGGACGGTGACAAGCACGCCACCGCCGCCTACGCGCAGCGCTTCTACGCTGGGCTGCTCAAGAAGCTGGCCGCGAACGCCGGCACGCCGCTGCGTGCGAACCAGTACGTGGAGGTGTACCTGTTCAGCCTGATCGACGAGGACGTCAAGAGCATCGCGCCGGGCAACTTCGAGCGGCACTGGGGCATGACGCGCTACGACGGCCAGCCCAAGTACTACATGGACCTATCGGGCCAGGGGCGGAACACGGCGCTCGCCGGGGCGCGGGGCGTCGAGTACCTCCCGCGGGAATGGTGCGTGCTCAACACCAACTCGCCGCCGAACAACATGACCATGCTCGGCGACAACATCGGCTACGCCTGCACCTACGCCGACTGCACCTCGCTCAGCTACGGGTCAACCTGCAACGGCATGGACGCCGCCGGGAACGCCTCCTACGCCTTCAACGCATACTACCAGGTGTTCGACCACGACGAGGAGGCCTGCGGCTTCGAGGGCCTCGCCGTCCGCACGCGCCTCGACCCATCCACCGGCACCTGCAACTTCACCATACAGCTAGAGACAACCTCGGCCGCCGGCCCTAGCTCGCCGCCTGCCACGGCCACGGCCGTTCTGTTCTCGGTTCTTGCAGCCATGGCGGTCACGCTGATCTGA